From the genome of Gimesia chilikensis:
GGTGTTTACTTCACGATACCAGACTACAGCCGGATTCTGACGGAACTCACCGGAAGCGGAGAGAATGTCACCGACGAATTCGTTGTACGGCTTGTTTTCGTAAAGGCTGTCCCAGATCCACTGATAGAAGGCGTTCGTACCAGCAATATCAACGGGCTGCAGTTTTTTATTCCGCAGAACCATATTCCACTTGTTGGCAAAGTAATCCGCGTAGGCAGGGCTGTCGATCAGTTTATCAATCAGCTTATCCCGCTTGGCAGGATCCTTGTCGGCCAGGAAGCTCTTGACTTCTTCTTCACTCGGAGTACCACCTGTGATATCGATATACACGCGACGCATGAAGGTCGCATCATCGGCAACTGGTGAAGGTGGAATCCCCAGTTCTTTCAGTTTACCAAAGACGGCTTCATCGATCAGATTCTTCTTTTCGGGAAGATTTGCGACTTCGATACCCAGAGGAATCGTAGCACGGAAGGTTGAGACCTGCCCCTGATAGCGTGCCATAATGGCGACTTCACCAGAGAGCTTCAATGTTTTGACCAGACCGGTTTTGTTGACTTCGGCCATTTCCGTATCGTTGGCTTCAAACAGAGCCATCCGGGTCACATCTTCTGTAGAACCATCTGAGTAGGTTGCGATGACGGAAATCTGCTGTTCCTCTTCCTGCCCCATGGTGCGGGTAGGAGGATAGCATTTGATTGAAGCAACGCTCCGGTCACTTTCATTCCCGTAAGGCATGCCCTGCTCAATCCAACGGTAGAGCAGTCGATATTCGTAAGAATCCTGCTTGATCAGCTTTCCACCACCATGAGGAGTCACACCTGTCCCCTTCATCAACAGCAGGCTTTCCGCTGGTGAAGTTGGAAACAGACGACGGCCACGGCCTTCTTTAACGAGGAACTCATAATCATCTTCAGGATAAAAACCGAGCAATGACAGTTTGAATCCATTCTGACCACTGGCCTTACCATGGCAGCCACCACTGTTACAGGTCAATTTGGTAAAGATGGGCACAACCTGGTTTTTGAAGTTGATGGCATCCGGAGTCGCGATGCCGCTGATAGCGACAGGAATCGAGGCAGTCTTGCCATCTTTGGATGTCGCGACCAGGCTGGTCTCGCCATCTTTCAGTGGAGTGAGATAGCCGTCAGTGGAAATCGTTGCCATTTCAGGGTTGGCAACCTTGAAGGTTACGTCACGAGTCACATCCAGCAGTTTGCCAGTCGGCAGCACGCCGGTCACGATGACCTGCTGACGTGAGTCCGGACCCCGCAGTTGCAGTTTTTCAAAACCACCTGCATGTGGACCGATCTGGAGTTCCTTGAAATCCACTTTTGCTTTTTCTGCGGTGGCAGCGCGAACTTCTGTAATGCCTGCTCCACTGGCAAGCAACAGGGCCAGCACGCCGCTGAGCATAAGGATCTGAGGGGTCCGAGAGCCTTGAATTCGGAAGTCCATACGTCAAACTCCTGTGTGACTGAGTTGTTCTTTGATGAGGTCTGTCGGCAATCCAGTTTGCGAGATCTCAGGCAGACGCTACTCTCAATTACGATTGATTATGGCAAACGCTTTGGTTGGTTTTGGTCAGGTAAGCTTTTGTAGGTAAGTTCACCAGACAGTCCTCACCATCTGGCTAATCGTTGTGGGCAGGAGCACTCTAATTTCTTAACAGAGTTTTCCTAATACTTCAATGTATCAAAGTTGATTGAATTGTCAACATTTTAAAACCGCTTCTCATATATTTACGAACATATGAACACACTCAAATCTGAAACAAGTCAAACTGAACCCTGACACAACTGGAAGCGTCATGACTGGTATAACCAGTTGAAATCTCCCGGGTGGCAGATCCAGACCAAAGTCTCCCCTCTTTAAAACAGGGGCGAAACTCCCGTTTTCAGTTTGAATCAAAGCGTTCTGACAAAAAGCGGATTTCTATGATTGCCAGTCAAACACTCTTCTATAGAATAAAGCTAGCATAAGATTTAACTGTCGGACCTTTCCGCAGGAGAATTTTTTAAGATTCCATATTTTTTCAATTACCGGCGGCATTGAAGCACTCCCATGTCTGATTCTCCTAAACAAGATTCCCCGCTTCCCAAAATCCAGCATGTCTTCAAGCAGTTGCAGGCAGGCAAACCGGTCATTGTGACGGACTCCAGCGAACGGGAAAACGAAGGAGATTTCATAGTCGCCGCTGAGGCAATTACCCCTCAAATCGTGCAGTTCCTGCTGCGATATGGGAGTGGTGAGCTTTGCGTTTCGCTGCCGGAAGAGGTTGCAAACCGCTTACAGTTAAACCCGATTGTCGGCCCTGAAGAAAACACAGCCCCCAACCAGACCCAGTTTCTGATTCCCAT
Proteins encoded in this window:
- a CDS encoding DUF1549 domain-containing protein → MDFRIQGSRTPQILMLSGVLALLLASGAGITEVRAATAEKAKVDFKELQIGPHAGGFEKLQLRGPDSRQQVIVTGVLPTGKLLDVTRDVTFKVANPEMATISTDGYLTPLKDGETSLVATSKDGKTASIPVAISGIATPDAINFKNQVVPIFTKLTCNSGGCHGKASGQNGFKLSLLGFYPEDDYEFLVKEGRGRRLFPTSPAESLLLMKGTGVTPHGGGKLIKQDSYEYRLLYRWIEQGMPYGNESDRSVASIKCYPPTRTMGQEEEQQISVIATYSDGSTEDVTRMALFEANDTEMAEVNKTGLVKTLKLSGEVAIMARYQGQVSTFRATIPLGIEVANLPEKKNLIDEAVFGKLKELGIPPSPVADDATFMRRVYIDITGGTPSEEEVKSFLADKDPAKRDKLIDKLIDSPAYADYFANKWNMVLRNKKLQPVDIAGTNAFYQWIWDSLYENKPYNEFVGDILSASGEFRQNPAVVWYREVNTVEEQVEDTAQLFLGLRIQCARCHHHPFEKWSQDDYYGLAAFFSRVGSKDPTIGSIGTRGFRDKRVYHKEGVATAKNIRSGESLKPTALGMQPMEISPERDPRVALVQWLSRTDNPFFAKALVNRYWKHFFGRGIVEPEDDMRATNPPANPELLDGLAKHFVESGFDLKELVRQICRSNAYQLSSLPNEYNLKDKQNFSRYYPKRLTAEVLYDVFHQVTNSSQRFSGLPAETKAIQITDATSAPYFLKVFGQPQADTACECERSQSANLAQSLHLLNSKEVQDKITGASGRAAMLAKDTKRTDEEKVNELYRWVYARAPKDEEMKFALSYIARHKEKPQIAYEDIIWALINTKEFLFNH